Proteins encoded by one window of Geobacter sp. DSM 9736:
- a CDS encoding HAD-IC family P-type ATPase, with translation MRVEDRHLLYMMPTPPHGGCTLRGCGGAKVLWYEMEARDVLEKLSTPDGGLSGQEARERLARYGPNKLAEEEKISRLAILLHQFTSPLIFILLVAAVVTILLGEYIDAGVIIAVVLLNAVIGYLQEYKAEESVQSLKKLVVPKARVIRDGREKELSSAELVPGDLVLLASGARVPADLRLLHVNELRIDEAMLTGESLPVEKGAAPVAGENLIPADQTNMAFMGTAVVNGRARGVVTATGASTILGTIAGEVRDIGLVKAPIQEKIDRFARMIGLLVMGASGALFAVGLLMGESVKEMFMTAVAAAVATIPEGLPIVVTIAMAVGVARMARTNAIIRKLPAVETLGSTTVICSDKTGTLTRNEMTVTRLHDGERLYEVTGIGYAPAGEILLGGKKTALPENEALLRLLRIGLLCNESDVYEEEGRFRVSGDPTEGALIVSAVKGGLAVEEEKERYEQLAIVPFESERGYMATLHRHGEGAYLFVKGAPERVVEMCAAEGSRRKEMLAAATELAAQGMRVLAFAWKKVADGTNELTHRDVEEGGLLFSGLQGMIDPPRTEVIDAIAGCHRAGVRVVMITGDHAVTAEAIGRELGIIGPGAPVITGRELEAMSDEELFERVREVSVYARVSPQHKLRITQQLVRHGEVVAMTGDGVNDAPALKSAHIGIAMGITGTDVAKEASDMVLADDNFASIFSAVKEGRIVFDNLRKVTFFLIPTGVAAILSIIGTMVLGMPIPYVPAQLLWINLVTNGLQDVALAFEPEEKGIIDRPPRPPQEGIMSRLLMERTILVGLLIAAGVVCNFVVTLRGGQSLEHARTVAVTTMVFFQFFQAWNSRSELGSIFHISPFSNPFLFYSMIAAFVAQLAVIYAPPLQWVFRTVPLGGVEWVRIVAISASVVVLVEVDKWIRRKRQAAAG, from the coding sequence ATGCGGGTCGAAGACCGGCACCTGCTTTATATGATGCCCACACCTCCCCATGGGGGGTGTACATTACGTGGTTGCGGAGGCGCAAAGGTGCTCTGGTACGAGATGGAAGCCCGGGATGTCCTGGAGAAGCTAAGCACTCCAGACGGGGGGCTCAGCGGGCAGGAGGCTCGAGAACGGCTTGCCCGTTACGGCCCCAACAAACTTGCCGAAGAAGAGAAGATCAGCCGCCTCGCGATCCTCCTCCACCAGTTCACGAGCCCCCTCATCTTCATTCTTCTGGTGGCCGCGGTGGTGACCATCCTCCTGGGGGAGTACATCGACGCCGGGGTCATCATCGCGGTGGTGCTCCTCAACGCCGTCATCGGGTACCTCCAGGAGTACAAGGCGGAGGAGAGCGTCCAGTCCCTCAAGAAGCTCGTGGTGCCCAAGGCGCGGGTGATACGGGATGGGAGGGAGAAGGAGCTCTCCAGCGCCGAGCTCGTGCCGGGGGACCTGGTGCTGCTCGCTTCCGGTGCGCGGGTCCCGGCGGATCTGCGGCTTCTCCACGTGAACGAGCTGCGGATCGACGAGGCGATGCTCACCGGGGAATCCCTCCCCGTGGAGAAGGGAGCCGCTCCGGTTGCCGGCGAAAATCTCATCCCCGCCGACCAGACGAACATGGCGTTCATGGGGACCGCCGTGGTGAACGGCCGGGCCAGGGGGGTCGTTACGGCGACCGGCGCATCGACAATCCTCGGCACCATCGCAGGCGAGGTCAGGGATATCGGCCTGGTGAAGGCCCCTATCCAGGAGAAGATCGACCGCTTCGCCCGGATGATCGGGCTCCTGGTGATGGGGGCATCGGGGGCGCTCTTTGCGGTCGGCCTCCTTATGGGAGAGAGCGTAAAGGAGATGTTCATGACGGCGGTGGCCGCGGCCGTGGCAACGATCCCCGAGGGGCTGCCCATCGTCGTCACCATTGCGATGGCGGTGGGGGTGGCGCGGATGGCGCGGACGAACGCCATCATCCGGAAGCTCCCCGCGGTGGAGACCCTCGGCAGCACCACGGTGATCTGCTCCGACAAGACCGGCACCCTCACCCGAAACGAGATGACCGTCACCCGCCTCCACGACGGGGAACGGCTCTACGAGGTGACGGGAATAGGCTACGCACCCGCGGGGGAGATCCTCCTCGGAGGGAAGAAGACCGCACTCCCGGAGAACGAGGCCCTCTTGCGCCTTTTGCGGATCGGCCTGCTCTGCAACGAGTCCGACGTCTACGAGGAGGAGGGGCGGTTCAGGGTGAGCGGCGACCCGACAGAAGGTGCCCTCATCGTCTCCGCCGTCAAGGGGGGACTCGCCGTCGAGGAGGAAAAGGAGCGGTACGAGCAGCTGGCTATCGTTCCCTTCGAATCGGAGCGGGGGTACATGGCGACCCTCCACCGGCACGGGGAGGGGGCGTATCTTTTTGTCAAGGGAGCCCCCGAGCGGGTCGTGGAGATGTGCGCTGCCGAGGGATCACGGAGAAAGGAGATGCTCGCTGCGGCAACGGAACTCGCTGCCCAGGGGATGCGGGTACTGGCCTTCGCCTGGAAGAAGGTGGCGGATGGTACGAATGAACTGACCCACCGCGACGTGGAAGAGGGTGGGCTTCTATTCTCAGGGCTGCAGGGGATGATCGATCCTCCCCGCACCGAAGTCATCGACGCCATCGCCGGATGTCACAGGGCTGGGGTTCGGGTGGTCATGATCACCGGGGATCACGCCGTTACGGCCGAGGCCATCGGGCGCGAGCTCGGCATCATCGGCCCCGGCGCTCCCGTCATCACGGGGCGGGAGCTGGAGGCGATGAGCGACGAGGAGCTCTTCGAGCGGGTACGGGAGGTGTCGGTCTATGCCCGTGTATCTCCCCAGCACAAGCTGCGGATAACCCAGCAGCTCGTCAGGCACGGTGAGGTGGTGGCCATGACCGGCGACGGCGTCAACGACGCTCCGGCCCTCAAATCCGCCCACATCGGCATCGCCATGGGTATAACCGGCACCGACGTGGCCAAGGAGGCCTCCGACATGGTGCTGGCCGATGACAACTTCGCCAGCATCTTCAGCGCGGTGAAGGAGGGGAGGATCGTCTTCGACAACCTCCGCAAGGTGACCTTCTTCCTCATCCCCACCGGGGTCGCCGCCATCCTCTCCATCATCGGCACCATGGTGCTCGGGATGCCGATCCCCTACGTCCCCGCCCAGCTCCTCTGGATCAACCTGGTGACCAACGGCCTCCAGGACGTGGCCCTCGCCTTCGAGCCGGAGGAGAAAGGGATCATCGACCGGCCCCCCCGCCCCCCTCAGGAGGGGATCATGTCCCGACTTCTCATGGAGAGGACCATTCTCGTGGGCCTGCTCATCGCGGCGGGAGTGGTCTGCAACTTCGTGGTGACGCTTCGGGGGGGCCAGAGCCTGGAGCATGCACGGACCGTGGCGGTGACCACCATGGTCTTCTTCCAGTTTTTCCAGGCATGGAACAGCCGCTCGGAGCTGGGATCCATCTTCCACATCAGTCCGTTCAGCAATCCTTTCCTCTTCTACAGCATGATCGCTGCCTTCGTCGCGCAGTTGGCCGTCATCTACGCGCCGCCCCTCCAGTGGGTTTTCCGTACGGTTCCTCTCGGGGGTGTGGAGTGGGTGCGGATCGTGGCGATCTCGGCATCGGTGGTGGTGCTGGTGGAGGTGGACAAGTGGATCAGGAGGAAACGGCAGGCAGCCGCGGGTTGA
- a CDS encoding Na+/H+ antiporter NhaA, producing the protein MREKINLLREFSVPLLAGVMVALVWANVSPQGYHHFVESPFLGNLSFHFVTNELFMVLFFGMAAVEITQSCLPGGDLNPPRKAINPLLATLGGVVGPVAVYLALNVLIGSPLLTRGWGIPTATDIALAWLAARIVFGARHPAVSFLLLLAIADDAIGLAIIAVFYPDPAVPMAPAWLLLPLLGMGAALLLRTLKIQSYWPYILIGGTLCWTGLFKAHLHPALALVFVVPFIPHPPRERMGIFETDPHDRSPLASFEHDWKIVVDFGLFMFGLANAGVEFSEIGTVTWLVLIALLLGKTAGIFIMGWLGARLGFPLPGNVGYKELALTGLIAGIGLTVALFVAGEAFTEPGVQGAAKMGALLSGAAAIAAILFGKLFRVRKIE; encoded by the coding sequence GTGAGAGAAAAGATAAACCTTCTGCGGGAATTTTCCGTTCCGCTGCTTGCAGGTGTTATGGTCGCCCTGGTATGGGCAAACGTTTCGCCGCAAGGCTACCACCACTTTGTCGAGAGCCCGTTTCTCGGAAACCTGAGTTTTCATTTCGTTACCAACGAGCTGTTCATGGTCCTGTTCTTCGGCATGGCAGCAGTCGAGATAACACAGAGCTGCCTCCCGGGAGGTGACCTGAACCCTCCCCGGAAGGCGATAAACCCGCTGCTGGCCACATTAGGGGGTGTTGTCGGTCCGGTTGCGGTATACCTGGCTCTGAACGTTCTAATCGGCTCGCCTCTCCTTACAAGGGGATGGGGGATTCCTACGGCCACCGATATCGCCCTCGCGTGGCTCGCGGCAAGGATAGTGTTCGGCGCCCGCCATCCTGCCGTCTCGTTCCTGCTGCTTCTTGCCATAGCAGACGACGCCATCGGCCTTGCCATAATTGCGGTTTTCTATCCCGATCCGGCTGTTCCGATGGCTCCCGCCTGGCTCCTCCTTCCGTTGCTGGGGATGGGGGCGGCTCTGCTCCTGCGGACCCTCAAGATCCAGAGCTACTGGCCCTATATCCTCATCGGGGGCACGCTCTGCTGGACCGGGCTCTTCAAGGCGCACCTACATCCTGCCCTGGCCCTGGTTTTTGTCGTACCCTTCATCCCGCACCCCCCTCGTGAACGCATGGGCATCTTCGAGACCGATCCGCACGACCGCTCTCCGCTGGCAAGTTTCGAGCACGACTGGAAGATAGTGGTTGACTTCGGCCTCTTCATGTTCGGGCTTGCAAACGCCGGCGTGGAGTTTTCGGAAATAGGGACGGTGACTTGGCTGGTCCTGATCGCACTACTCCTCGGCAAAACCGCCGGCATCTTCATCATGGGATGGCTGGGTGCCCGGCTAGGGTTCCCGCTCCCCGGGAACGTCGGCTACAAGGAACTCGCCCTCACAGGATTGATTGCGGGGATAGGCCTCACCGTCGCCCTGTTCGTGGCAGGAGAAGCTTTTACGGAACCGGGCGTCCAGGGAGCGGCTAAAATGGGAGCGTTGCTGAGCGGAGCGGCCGCGATCGCGGCTATCCTGTTCGGCAAACTATTTCGTGTCAGGAAGATCGAATGA
- the pal gene encoding peptidoglycan-associated lipoprotein Pal — MTKIASYWIFVTACTLALSAGCAKKEMIRADEQASATAPSAKGQPDPSALPPTAVAEEGISPGTVGETPLAERDDLRAEQLRTLEAVYFSFDSFTLTKEARDILYRNAGWLEKNPQVNVQLEGHTDERGSGEYNLALGEKRALSAQKYLRTLGIAEDRLSVISYGEEKPAASGHDETAWSRNRRVEFVIK, encoded by the coding sequence GTGACAAAAATAGCATCCTACTGGATTTTCGTTACCGCCTGCACGCTTGCACTATCCGCAGGCTGCGCAAAAAAGGAAATGATAAGAGCAGACGAGCAGGCATCGGCAACAGCCCCGTCCGCGAAGGGGCAGCCTGACCCGTCTGCCCTCCCCCCGACGGCCGTTGCCGAAGAAGGCATCAGCCCCGGAACTGTCGGCGAAACCCCTCTCGCGGAGCGTGACGACCTGCGGGCGGAGCAGCTCCGCACACTTGAAGCGGTCTACTTCAGCTTCGATTCTTTCACCCTCACCAAAGAAGCCCGGGACATCCTTTACCGGAATGCCGGGTGGCTCGAAAAGAACCCCCAGGTGAACGTGCAGCTGGAGGGGCATACGGACGAGCGGGGCTCAGGGGAATACAACCTGGCTCTCGGTGAGAAAAGGGCCCTGTCGGCACAAAAATACCTCAGGACCCTCGGCATCGCGGAAGATCGCCTCTCCGTCATAAGTTACGGTGAGGAGAAACCCGCGGCAAGCGGCCACGACGAGACCGCCTGGAGCAGGAACAGGCGCGTGGAGTTCGTTATCAAGTAG
- a CDS encoding DUF3365 domain-containing protein, with product MRIVTKSPSVKLDGKGGRGGVMRPSTFRMGTRFTIFMLILMLCLLLVSSLFTYQRNRTLIDRLVLNEARLVAGEVAELMGEAVGVAPVMRPGVPATHRSTDLEAVVNRVTAPERFLIRVVSFLPASEHFRPTDVETALKPLVQSSSRREASRLLKGEGRKEFLYVQALTVSEKCLSCHGARDDAPPSVRSLFPRGHRIYGHSSGDLIGAVAVTIPMDEFYPEGWSMYGGLFVKGVIFLLVVYLIGKLMRRKIIDPVAELAETVTGMAKTGTFTPVTPPGADPDIRALVAAYNEMMHELQMRTDQYRNSERRYRAIVEMSDAAIVTFIEGGNIILFNTRAERLFGLEKGELLGRDFFSLVTGEIRSRLPRCRGMEPMQGVRMQALVAISGGGNVAVEMVISAVDCSNGIYAAILWEK from the coding sequence TTGCGTATTGTCACAAAGTCCCCATCGGTTAAACTGGATGGAAAAGGCGGACGGGGAGGAGTGATGCGCCCTTCTACTTTCAGGATGGGTACACGGTTCACCATTTTCATGCTGATCCTCATGTTATGCCTGCTCCTGGTTTCGAGCCTCTTCACCTATCAACGAAACCGGACCCTTATCGACAGGCTTGTGCTGAACGAGGCGCGGCTGGTGGCGGGTGAGGTGGCAGAGCTCATGGGAGAGGCGGTTGGGGTAGCACCCGTAATGCGGCCGGGTGTGCCGGCCACCCATCGATCCACTGATCTTGAGGCTGTGGTGAACCGGGTAACTGCACCGGAGAGGTTCCTGATCAGGGTCGTGTCCTTTCTTCCCGCCAGTGAACACTTCCGCCCCACGGATGTTGAAACGGCTTTGAAGCCGCTCGTGCAGAGCTCAAGCCGTCGTGAAGCGTCTCGTCTTCTGAAGGGGGAGGGGAGGAAGGAATTCCTGTACGTGCAGGCTCTGACCGTCAGCGAAAAATGTCTTTCCTGCCACGGTGCACGTGATGATGCTCCACCGTCCGTCCGTTCCCTCTTCCCCCGGGGCCATCGCATCTACGGTCACTCTTCAGGGGATCTCATCGGGGCCGTCGCGGTTACCATTCCGATGGATGAATTCTACCCGGAAGGGTGGAGCATGTACGGCGGCCTCTTCGTCAAGGGGGTCATCTTTCTTCTCGTCGTGTATCTGATCGGCAAGCTCATGCGCCGCAAGATCATCGATCCGGTTGCAGAGCTGGCCGAGACGGTTACAGGCATGGCAAAGACCGGAACATTCACGCCGGTCACCCCTCCGGGGGCGGACCCGGATATCCGTGCCCTCGTCGCGGCCTACAACGAGATGATGCACGAACTTCAGATGAGGACGGACCAGTACCGAAACTCCGAGCGCAGGTACCGCGCCATAGTCGAGATGTCCGATGCTGCCATAGTCACCTTCATAGAAGGAGGCAACATCATCCTTTTCAATACGAGGGCTGAACGTCTGTTCGGGCTGGAGAAGGGGGAACTGCTGGGGAGGGATTTCTTTTCTCTCGTCACCGGGGAGATTCGTTCCCGGCTCCCCCGCTGTCGAGGCATGGAGCCGATGCAGGGGGTGAGGATGCAGGCGCTGGTGGCCATTTCAGGAGGGGGGAATGTTGCCGTGGAAATGGTGATCTCGGCTGTGGACTGCTCCAACGGCATCTATGCCGCGATACTGTGGGAGAAATGA
- a CDS encoding putative monovalent cation/H+ antiporter subunit A has product MLASVLSGYIGALAAPWLNRRAPRHAGRLCAALPLALFLYFAGRLLPGGETAEAWEWAPSLGVNLSFQLDGLSILFALLITGMGSVVLFYSSDYLEDHRYLGRLYGYLLAFMASMLGLVLSANLVLIYLFWELTSIFSYLLIGFENRQEAARKSALQALLVTGAGGLSLLAGILLLGHMGGSLEISHLMERSADLRDHPLYLPALLLILAGAFTKSAQVPFHFWLPSAMAAPTPVSAYLHSATMVKAGLYLLARLMPILGGSEAWHYAITTAGVATMLTGAIMAFPQEDLKRLLAYSTVSALGTLMLLIGIGTTTAVEAFVVYLLVHVLYKGALFLVAGAVDHSTGTRTLHQLGGLWKVMPAVTVAAALAALSMAGLPPMLGFIGKELLYEAKLQAPRAAFFITGAGVLANTFMVAVAFMVGFRPFFGDAADLPRKPHGASWRLWLGPLILALLGTGIGLFPDAAAQVLVAPAVSAIRAEPSEVHLKLWHGVNQVLLLGIATVAGGVLLYGARGILLQRAAGRPEWNIWGPARFYQILLDGMLGLAGIQTRLLQSGYLRRYLMAAVGTAILLLAFALLRQGEPLQTGWTAGVRMYELLTAGVVMAGALTAAVTTSRLAAVAALGAVGYGVALIYLLFGAPDLAMTQFCIETLTVILFVLVLYRLPRFSLLSSASVRLRDALVALACGVMMTLLTLTALSRPLQSRVSGFYAENSLPEAHGRNVVNVIIVDFRALDTLGEITVFAVAAIGIYGLIKFGSRERG; this is encoded by the coding sequence GTGCTGGCAAGCGTTCTTTCAGGTTATATCGGTGCCCTGGCGGCGCCGTGGCTCAACCGGCGCGCTCCCAGGCATGCCGGCCGACTCTGCGCGGCGCTCCCCCTTGCACTCTTCCTATACTTCGCCGGGCGGCTCCTGCCGGGGGGCGAAACGGCAGAGGCGTGGGAATGGGCACCTTCCCTGGGCGTCAACCTCTCTTTCCAGCTTGACGGGCTGAGCATCCTTTTCGCACTTCTTATCACCGGGATGGGTTCGGTCGTTCTCTTCTACTCTTCCGACTACCTGGAAGATCACCGCTACCTTGGAAGACTTTACGGCTACCTCCTGGCATTCATGGCTTCGATGCTCGGTCTCGTCCTTTCGGCGAACCTCGTTCTCATCTATCTCTTCTGGGAGCTGACGAGCATCTTCTCCTACCTGCTGATAGGGTTCGAAAATCGGCAGGAAGCCGCCCGGAAGTCCGCTCTGCAGGCCCTTCTTGTCACCGGCGCCGGTGGACTTTCGCTTCTCGCAGGCATCCTCCTTCTCGGCCACATGGGGGGGAGTCTCGAAATTTCCCACCTGATGGAGAGGAGTGCGGATCTACGCGACCACCCCCTCTACCTGCCGGCACTGCTGCTGATACTTGCCGGGGCCTTTACGAAATCGGCACAGGTACCCTTCCACTTCTGGCTTCCCTCTGCCATGGCGGCTCCGACGCCGGTGAGCGCATACCTCCACTCGGCCACGATGGTGAAGGCCGGGCTCTACCTGCTGGCACGGCTCATGCCGATTCTGGGGGGAAGCGAAGCATGGCATTATGCCATCACGACGGCCGGGGTCGCGACGATGCTCACAGGCGCCATCATGGCTTTCCCTCAGGAAGACCTGAAACGGTTGCTGGCCTACTCGACGGTGAGCGCCCTTGGAACGCTGATGCTCCTGATCGGAATAGGGACGACGACCGCCGTAGAGGCCTTCGTCGTCTACCTCCTGGTCCACGTGCTTTACAAGGGTGCGCTCTTCCTCGTAGCCGGGGCGGTGGATCATTCCACCGGGACACGGACACTGCACCAGCTCGGGGGCCTGTGGAAGGTCATGCCCGCTGTGACCGTCGCCGCCGCACTTGCGGCTCTGTCCATGGCAGGCCTCCCCCCCATGTTGGGATTCATCGGAAAGGAGCTCCTGTACGAGGCTAAGCTGCAGGCACCACGGGCCGCGTTCTTCATCACCGGAGCGGGGGTCCTGGCCAACACTTTCATGGTGGCCGTCGCCTTCATGGTGGGATTCCGCCCCTTCTTCGGCGACGCTGCAGACCTCCCCCGGAAGCCCCACGGGGCGTCGTGGCGTCTCTGGCTCGGGCCTCTTATCCTCGCGCTCCTGGGAACCGGGATAGGACTTTTCCCCGACGCAGCCGCTCAAGTTCTTGTCGCCCCTGCCGTCAGCGCCATAAGGGCGGAGCCGAGCGAAGTCCACCTGAAGCTGTGGCATGGCGTCAACCAGGTGCTCCTGCTCGGAATTGCGACCGTCGCGGGAGGCGTCCTGCTATATGGAGCGAGGGGAATCCTTCTCCAGCGAGCGGCGGGGAGACCGGAGTGGAATATATGGGGACCTGCCAGGTTCTACCAGATACTCCTCGACGGCATGCTCGGCCTCGCCGGAATACAGACGAGGCTTCTGCAGAGCGGATACCTGCGCCGCTACCTCATGGCGGCAGTCGGCACTGCGATTCTCCTGCTTGCCTTCGCGCTCCTGCGGCAGGGGGAGCCGTTGCAAACGGGATGGACTGCGGGAGTGCGGATGTACGAACTGCTGACTGCGGGGGTCGTCATGGCCGGCGCACTCACCGCAGCGGTAACCACTTCGCGGCTGGCCGCCGTAGCCGCCCTCGGAGCAGTCGGTTATGGCGTGGCACTGATCTACCTTCTCTTTGGAGCTCCGGACCTGGCGATGACGCAGTTCTGCATCGAGACGCTCACGGTGATTCTCTTCGTTCTGGTCCTCTACCGGCTCCCCCGGTTTTCCCTGCTGTCTTCAGCGAGTGTGAGACTGCGCGATGCGCTGGTGGCGCTGGCCTGCGGCGTGATGATGACCCTTCTCACTCTCACGGCGCTTTCCCGGCCGCTGCAGTCAAGGGTAAGCGGCTTCTATGCCGAAAACAGCCTGCCCGAGGCTCACGGCCGCAATGTCGTCAACGTCATTATCGTCGATTTCCGCGCTCTCGACACCCTGGGGGAGATAACGGTTTTCGCCGTCGCAGCCATAGGCATTTACGGCCTCATCAAATTCGGCAGCAGGGAGCGCGGGTAA
- a CDS encoding Na+/H+ antiporter subunit B has product MQSLILSTTSRLLLPLLVLFSLFLLLRGHNEPGGGFSGGLVAAAAFALDALAHGVRSARRTLGIDPLFLVSWGLLVALTAGVLPLASGLPFLTGLWIETGIPGIGAVGTPLLFDFGVYLVVTGMVLLVVFSLMEE; this is encoded by the coding sequence ATGCAGTCGCTCATTCTTTCCACTACATCGCGACTCCTCCTGCCGCTCCTTGTCCTCTTCTCACTGTTTCTGCTCCTCCGGGGGCACAATGAGCCGGGGGGCGGATTCTCCGGGGGGCTCGTAGCCGCGGCGGCCTTCGCCCTCGACGCGCTGGCCCACGGCGTGCGAAGCGCACGGCGAACGCTCGGCATCGATCCGCTCTTTCTCGTCTCCTGGGGGCTTCTGGTTGCCCTTACCGCCGGCGTGCTTCCACTGGCCTCCGGACTGCCGTTTCTGACCGGGCTCTGGATAGAGACCGGCATTCCCGGCATCGGCGCCGTCGGCACGCCCCTTCTCTTCGATTTCGGCGTCTATCTTGTGGTAACCGGAATGGTGCTGCTGGTGGTCTTTTCGCTCATGGAGGAATAA
- a CDS encoding Na+/H+ antiporter subunit C — protein METVLALLIGGLYATGFYMMMRRSFVKLVFALSLLGNAANLLIFVMGRLVRGRPPHVPIDAAQPPPPFADPLPQALILTAIVISFGLQAFALVLVRRAYQTVGTDDIDELTTTDT, from the coding sequence ATGGAAACGGTCCTGGCCCTGCTCATAGGGGGGCTTTATGCGACAGGCTTCTACATGATGATGCGCCGGAGCTTCGTCAAGCTCGTCTTCGCCCTGTCGCTTCTCGGCAACGCTGCGAACCTCCTCATCTTCGTAATGGGACGGCTGGTGCGGGGGCGCCCGCCTCATGTCCCCATAGATGCGGCTCAGCCTCCCCCCCCCTTTGCCGATCCGCTTCCGCAGGCGCTCATCCTTACCGCCATCGTGATAAGTTTCGGCCTGCAGGCCTTCGCACTCGTGCTCGTCAGGCGGGCCTATCAGACCGTCGGCACCGACGACATAGACGAACTGACTACAACCGACACATGA